The nucleotide sequence TGAGTCTGCCTCCTGTTCGTGAGCCCGCGCCGTAAAAGATGCGCCGGGCTTGCTTTTTGGGGAGCTGTAAGGGAAGGGGTTATAGAATGCTCGACAAATTACTCCCCTGGCTGGCGGCTGTGGATTTGCCGCAGCCCCGGCCGGGTACGGCTGCGGTGGCTCTGAGAGCGGTACGCAAGGTTTATGTAACCGGCGCCGGTGAGTTTACGGCTTTGAAAGGTGTGGAGTTTCACGTGGCTGCCGGTGAATTTGTGGCGGTGGTGGGCAAGTCGGGCAGCGGCAAGTCCACGCTGATCAATATGATTACCGGCATCGACCGGCCCACGGCCGGGGAGGTGTGGGTGGCAGGCACGCCGGTGCACATGCTGACGGAAAATCAAATCGCGGTATGGCGGGGCCGCACGATCGGGGTTGTGTTTCAGTTTTTCCAGCTGCTGCCGACGCTGACCGCACTGGAAAATGTGATGCTGCCCATGGATTTTTGCAATGTCTACACGCCGGCGGAACGGCCCAAACGGGCAATGCAGCTGCTGGACCTGGTAGGGGTGGGGGCGCAGGCGGGCAAGCTGCCGACTCATCTGTCCGGGGGACAGCAGCAGCGTGTGGCCATTGCCCGCTGCCTGGCCAATGACCCGCCGCTGTTAGTGGCGGACGAACCCACCGGCAATCTGGACCCCCGCACCGCCGAGTCGGTGATTGAACTGTTCCGCGAACTGGCTGCCGGCGGCAAAACCATCTTGATGGTAACCCACGACGATGATTTGGCCAGCCGGGGCAACCGGATCGTAACGGTAGCCGAGGGCCAGGTCGTTGCGGCAACCGCGGGAGGGGGAGCATGATCCGCTATATTCTGTTGGCGCCGCGCTGGCGCAAGGTGTGGGCCGACCTGTGGGGAAACAAGCTGCGGACGGCCCTGGTTGTGCTGTCTATTTCCGTCGGGGTGTTCGCGGTGGGCATGGTGTACAGCTCGTATCTGATGTTTCAGCGGGATCTGGCGATCAGCTGGGCGGCGGCGTCGCCGGCCAGCGCCAGCCTGTATGCGGACCCGTTTGATGAGGAACTGGCCGAGAGCGTCCGCAGCCTGCGCGGGGTCAAGGAGGCCGAGGGAAGGCGCAATGTCAACCTGCGGGTGCGCACGGCGGGGGATCAGTGGCGGCAGATGATGCTGATCGCCATTCCGGATTACGCCAAACAGAAGGTGAATATTGTGCGGCCCCAGTCCGGCGCCTGGCCGCCGGGAGACGGGGATGCGCTGCTGGAACGCTCGTCTTTAGCCGAACTGGGGGTGGCCCAGGGGGAACCCATTCTCGTGGAGACTGCTGCCGGGCGCAAACGCTGGCTGAAGGTCACCGGGACTGTATATGATCCCAGCCAGTTCCCCAGCAAATTCAGCGGCAGCGCCTACGGCTACATCAACATGGATACCCTGGAGAAGCTGGATGAAACGCGGCAGCTGGATCAGGTCAATCTGGTGGTCCAGCCCGGCATACTGCAGGGAAAGGACACCGCGCCGATCAAGGCGGTGGGCCGGAAGGCCTGGAGCAAACTGGAACAGGGGGATACCACGGTATCCTGGCTGCAGGTGAATACGCCCGGCGAACATCTGATGCAGGGCGTTATCAATGCCCTGCTGCTGCT is from Acetonema longum DSM 6540 and encodes:
- a CDS encoding ABC transporter ATP-binding protein; the encoded protein is MLDKLLPWLAAVDLPQPRPGTAAVALRAVRKVYVTGAGEFTALKGVEFHVAAGEFVAVVGKSGSGKSTLINMITGIDRPTAGEVWVAGTPVHMLTENQIAVWRGRTIGVVFQFFQLLPTLTALENVMLPMDFCNVYTPAERPKRAMQLLDLVGVGAQAGKLPTHLSGGQQQRVAIARCLANDPPLLVADEPTGNLDPRTAESVIELFRELAAGGKTILMVTHDDDLASRGNRIVTVAEGQVVAATAGGGA